The genomic stretch GTAAGTCGAAAATATACATTAATAAACTTCGTTATAAATTTCGTTAAacattaacttttttttctatctatttaCAGGGCAAATCGTACAATTAACAGACAAGATGTCAACGAAAGATAGGATTGTTTTATGTGCTGCCGAAATTGGTGGTACAGCAATTCTCTTATTTTTAGGTTGTTTAGGATGTGTTAATTCTTTAGCATCAGGAGGTTTTATTCCACACGAGCAAATTTCTTTTACATTTGGTCTAGCTGTGATGGTTGCAATTCAGGTGAAACATTTTTCGTACTATAACTAAACCGATACAAATCCAATTTTCTTTCCTAAACTTACGATTCCCAGAAATATAGATTTCCAAGTTTTGAATTTACATCTCTTTTTCcatttaatagttttttgacACAATGAGGTTCTATTTTGAACCGCCCGAAAGTTTTATGGATTATTTTCATTAGATATATCCTtactttttatgttttgattgattaatatttgaataaaacaccatatttcatatttttgtaggTATTTGGACACATTTCGGGAGCGCACATCAATCCAATTGTAACAGTTGCGGCAGCTACCTTAGGAGACTTACCATTAATTCAAGTACCAATCTATTTCGTAGGGCAATTAATAGGTTCCCTTTTAGGATTTGGATTGTTgttggtaaaaataatatttcactttGAAATACGAACATTTCAGCGTATTAACAATAACGTATTATAGGTAGTAACACCCGAAGTTAACGTGGGAAacgtatataataatattactgGAATAAAGATCGGTTCGGGAGTCTGTTCACCGGGACTTCATCCAAACATAACTACCGGACAAGGACTTTTCGTCGAATTTCTTCTTAGCTTAATTTTGGTTCTATTCTGTTGCGGAATATGGGATAGAAGAAATAAAGATAAACATGATTCCGTACCCATCAAATTCGGTCTTGCTGTAGCAGTTCTTGCCATGGCTGGGGTAAGATCTATATTATATATAGGTAGTCTTACAATATTTCACTTATTCTAGaagttgttattttttcaatacattacaACATTTTAGGGTCCTTACACTGGAGCTAACATGAATCCAGCAAGAAGTTTCGCCCCTGCTCTATTGAATGGTGATTGGAACAACCATTGGGTGcgtataaaataacaatattaatatttcttaccaacaataattaggaaaatggacggatataaaaatttatatcgcgttacattttttttattcgtaataATACTTGTATTTGTGTTTGTATAAAATCCCAACCCCGAAATCCTCTTAAATGAATCCTGTATGTATTCTTTAGTTACTGCTCGTTGACAATGTTAATGTGCTTAatttactgtatttttttattatatgtcatcaattattatttcagaTCTACTGGATCGGACCTCTAGCAGCTGGATTCGTCGGAGGTTTACTTTACAGACTAATTTTTAGAAAACCAGAACCACCTTCCAAGGAAATTGTAC from Diorhabda sublineata isolate icDioSubl1.1 chromosome 5, icDioSubl1.1, whole genome shotgun sequence encodes the following:
- the LOC130444459 gene encoding uncharacterized protein LOC130444459; translation: MLFRLVKICDTSIYERIILCLSEFCATACFVFVGCLGCTSTSAEQISFTFGLAIMIVVQIFGHISGAHVNPAVTVAATIFGNIPIINVPIYFFGQILGAISGYGLVKATFANYPMNYERLCSPTADKNLSISQVFLTEFLLTLILIWVCCAIWDQENVTNQDSLPLRLGFTVTALAMAGSQFSGANINPARSFGPALLNGTWDHHWVYWLGPILAAFIGALFYKIIFGKKMKRWQIVQLTDKMSTKDRIVLCAAEIGGTAILLFLGCLGCVNSLASGGFIPHEQISFTFGLAVMVAIQVFGHISGAHINPIVTVAAATLGDLPLIQVPIYFVGQLIGSLLGFGLLLVVTPEVNVGNVYNNITGIKIGSGVCSPGLHPNITTGQGLFVEFLLSLILVLFCCGIWDRRNKDKHDSVPIKFGLAVAVLAMAGGPYTGANMNPARSFAPALLNGDWNNHWIYWIGPLAAGFVGGLLYRLIFRKPEPPSKEIVPEGIALNAKNMN